In the genome of Chitinivorax sp. PXF-14, the window TTCTGCTCCAGACTTGGGGAAGGCGCTGTCGCGATCTATGGCTATGCATCCAAACTTCACGGGGCGCTAACACAGATCATCGTTGTTGGAATTAGCACCGTTCTCCTCCCTCACTTGGCAGGCATGCTTGCAGAGGGCCGCCGTGAGGAAATTCGCCTTCTTATGGGACAGATAAGTCGTGCGTCCCTGTTAGTATCCCTTTTCGTGGTAATAGGAGTGATGCTCCTTGGCGAAAATACTATTAGCGTCTTGCTTGGCCGAGGAAGATTTGACCAGCGCCTCACATTAGAGGTAAGTCACTCTTGGTTACTATTAAGTTTGTCTATATTTCCATTTGCGCTCTCGACTTTTTTTGCAAAATTATTTCAAGCAATGCAACGGCCAATCCTTCTATCCACTTCGTCGTTCCTGTCTTTTATTATCACTAGTTTTACATGTTGGATTGGCCTAGAACAATACGGTCTATCTGCAGTTATGCTAGCGCCATTCTCGGCACAGACAGCCGTACTATGCTTTTTTACCTGGAAATACCGTGAACAATTTGACGAGAAGCGATTACTACGTGATTGGATAAAAACAATTGGATTTGCAGTATTGATATTTTCACCAGCTATTGCCGTTGACACTCTTGGGCTCAAAGATTTCTCACCCATCAATGCCAAGACACTATTCTTTTCCCGCGCACTAATCTTCGTTGCCATTTCTCTATTTATTGCGAAGCTTTTTAATATAACTCGCTGGATACGTGAGGGGAATACGCCATGACCCCACCTCATGCCCTTCTAGTCATTTCGAGCCTAGGGCGC includes:
- the murJ gene encoding murein biosynthesis integral membrane protein MurJ, producing the protein MLISQLVAFFRTAIIASLFGASSIVDAYNLGLSIPILLSGVIGGWLQAGFVGRYMERNREPNSSNAATFRTAMGLVLIAITFTLSLGMVLTSHSISQFLAPTAHEQAHIQTVAAIKIIGWSLVPTVLSDYITLLLACHGKFIAASAAPVVNAIVAAAGLLIWPTHTLDSLLWTLVAGLTVQLVILIITLTRIGLPFSLSGSHLKADIVATLKVAFPLLPAVVFSNGTQTTIQVFCSRLGEGAVAIYGYASKLHGALTQIIVVGISTVLLPHLAGMLAEGRREEIRLLMGQISRASLLVSLFVVIGVMLLGENTISVLLGRGRFDQRLTLEVSHSWLLLSLSIFPFALSTFFAKLFQAMQRPILLSTSSFLSFIITSFTCWIGLEQYGLSAVMLAPFSAQTAVLCFFTWKYREQFDEKRLLRDWIKTIGFAVLIFSPAIAVDTLGLKDFSPINAKTLFFSRALIFVAISLFIAKLFNITRWIREGNTP